The Staphylothermus marinus F1 genome has a segment encoding these proteins:
- a CDS encoding ABC transporter permease: protein MSEEKTVLPLSEAIYLVLHSIKLRIGSILIVIIAITASIAYMVSLDMLSSILISNISPQGAEVYMLLLDLTAFTVAAAGTMNSLLIMIAERYHEIGTMKSFGARDIHIFELLMLEAVILTVIGGFLGYIIGMGIGYMLGGSGDIVFLLGKSLAVAIIIGLVSASYPSYQAARMSPVEALRVEV from the coding sequence ATGAGCGAGGAAAAAACTGTACTGCCATTATCTGAAGCTATATATCTTGTTCTCCACAGTATTAAGCTCCGAATTGGGAGTATATTAATTGTCATAATCGCTATAACCGCCAGCATAGCGTATATGGTTAGCTTAGACATGTTATCCTCTATTCTTATATCAAATATTAGTCCCCAAGGTGCTGAAGTATATATGTTGTTGCTTGATCTAACTGCTTTCACAGTTGCGGCTGCGGGAACAATGAATTCGTTACTTATAATGATTGCTGAGAGATACCATGAAATTGGAACTATGAAAAGCTTTGGAGCTAGAGATATTCATATTTTCGAATTATTAATGTTGGAAGCTGTTATTCTTACAGTTATAGGTGGATTCCTAGGATATATTATTGGTATGGGAATAGGATACATGCTTGGTGGTAGTGGAGACATAGTATTTCTTTTAGGAAAATCATTAGCTGTAGCAATTATTATCGGCTTGGTTTCAGCATCATATCCATCCTATCAAGCCGCTCGTATGAGCCCTGTAGAAGCACTTAGAGTTGAGGTGTGA
- a CDS encoding S8 family serine peptidase: MRRLLVILSLIIIVGLIMPSLSLSAPVTVGNKDLNKFTIDPNWQNKIPKKLFDDVYTNAKIKKAAFMPYGIQTVKKIMLFDSNSRTLLLIGDNSENTVRYIIQNTEKLLYKFPLLGNHVIYYVVATPDQVVKLAKYPGIYRITPSPPITKLIKLNNMIKKAEGAGSSFEIKTADNNENATIDTNMGVKLIGATEVWREYNITGEGIVVGIVDTGIDLSNPDLGLDVIARDDNGTPLLLAYDNGLTLVTGKAVAYNGTLNTTGLTVLAFDPLYTLVYGIPVLIEAQFNYNITVGNITSQSGIYRVGLAPYLFSDTLTGYYIRTFVPVVLVDSETPGVYDEAYFDLSTAFYDLSEYMRYLENVTLGHIYWRAPDPAWNDTSITDETPFGPGNEIVGRDFDGDGIIDFSIGTIAGYYLDSYGLATLTYDPTTGNITLGTPGLYPGWDYQGRYLALVSDFHGHGTSVATVIASRGRVLYDLYGDGKLYRIMGVAPGAKIAGGDAWLLGNILVLEAWLAGFNIVTEEEDGYVYLSLDPFGPHRADIISNSWGSIYINFWLQQFPGIDYRSSFMDEILAIRNYLIGDHVTIVFAAGNEGPGYSSNGAPGTGLLVITAGASTLWDYTRIYGYPEGYADEVIPFSSRGPTGQGYPKPDIVNIGAFEWASTRTIDGRGYGAQPDVFGGTSEATPYTSGTLALVFQAYKEVYNTTPDPVTAKIILKSSAKDIWYPAFSQGSGRVDALKAVETVFNSEWLAYVSEGIQEAFLENYYTDFGPYIGYVLPYLADTAYYGVVKPGSSKNFTLNIVGNGTVSLSAWNTVLYKEYTVYDGVYDYSGLLFLKVPKYAYSGADYVEVVVQLENMTYPPGVFLKTPIDPLHAIILSAYDWIDYNGDGQIGYPDELHYITFEYRVSTEAVVSISAPMEKIHGDLVLRIRPDYINVTPVKMKIVVRSFKYVPCKLMSLPQTVDVNGTASIPITINVPDNFRPGILEVRLIVDTPDKRIVVPVSILVPLIADETTTAVLGGARSPMKYDPFAMYGLPDPVYGVWEGQDWRILPVLVTDPSITGLIVVARWASGYASDLSFLTVAPGGVFTPNGFLNVFASYKLSYDLGLVYNPSLSDQLHGKLRMYIPVKWAEPLRQIPIAITDLSYWPPEPGLALMQYSDRMPEIYGLYRIIYGFASYSGKLLEDKLMFRIITVKSEIQYSEQFSFNNISVGNLYVKFTAGSYTPFLFADLYLYTEGYATPLAGSGSILPISILVNGTASNLAYYLVLYDYAYYLGTSPTGLYSEFTVPVMINTSATNVFNAIAVMYKYSWHAEGMYWFDFNTGEPLIISYVHPGMASATLNISNT, from the coding sequence ATGAGAAGGCTGCTCGTAATATTATCATTAATAATTATAGTTGGGCTGATAATGCCCTCTTTATCATTATCAGCCCCAGTAACTGTAGGGAACAAAGATCTTAACAAGTTCACTATTGATCCAAATTGGCAGAACAAGATACCTAAGAAACTATTTGACGATGTTTACACAAATGCCAAAATTAAAAAGGCTGCTTTTATGCCGTATGGAATACAAACTGTTAAGAAGATAATGCTGTTCGATTCTAATAGTAGAACATTACTGTTGATCGGCGATAATAGTGAAAATACAGTTAGATACATTATTCAAAACACTGAAAAGCTCCTCTACAAGTTCCCATTACTAGGCAACCATGTAATTTACTATGTTGTCGCGACCCCCGATCAAGTTGTTAAACTAGCAAAATATCCAGGTATTTATAGAATAACACCTTCTCCACCCATTACTAAGTTGATAAAACTAAACAATATGATTAAAAAAGCTGAAGGTGCTGGGTCAAGTTTTGAAATAAAAACTGCTGATAATAATGAGAACGCAACAATAGACACTAATATGGGTGTTAAATTGATTGGTGCAACTGAGGTTTGGAGAGAATACAATATTACGGGAGAAGGAATAGTTGTCGGAATCGTTGATACAGGAATTGACCTATCTAATCCAGATTTAGGATTAGACGTTATAGCTAGAGATGACAATGGTACTCCATTATTACTAGCTTATGATAATGGATTAACACTAGTAACTGGTAAAGCTGTAGCCTATAATGGTACATTAAATACGACAGGGTTAACGGTATTAGCGTTTGACCCATTATACACGCTCGTGTATGGTATACCGGTACTTATAGAAGCACAGTTCAACTATAACATAACTGTTGGAAACATAACTAGTCAGAGCGGTATATACCGTGTAGGATTAGCTCCATACTTATTCAGTGACACATTAACAGGCTACTATATTAGAACATTTGTCCCAGTTGTCTTAGTAGACTCGGAGACTCCTGGCGTATATGATGAAGCATATTTTGACTTATCAACAGCATTCTATGATTTATCAGAATACATGAGGTACTTAGAAAACGTGACTCTTGGACACATATATTGGAGAGCACCTGATCCAGCATGGAACGATACAAGCATAACTGATGAAACACCCTTCGGGCCAGGAAACGAGATTGTTGGAAGAGATTTTGATGGAGACGGTATAATAGACTTCAGTATTGGTACCATAGCTGGATACTATCTTGACTCATACGGGCTAGCAACACTAACTTATGATCCAACAACTGGTAATATCACATTAGGAACTCCAGGATTATATCCCGGATGGGATTATCAGGGTAGATACCTTGCACTAGTATCAGACTTTCACGGTCATGGTACAAGTGTTGCAACAGTAATAGCGTCTCGTGGAAGAGTATTATATGATCTCTACGGAGACGGTAAACTATATAGAATAATGGGTGTTGCTCCCGGAGCAAAGATTGCTGGCGGAGACGCATGGCTTCTCGGAAATATTCTAGTATTAGAGGCATGGCTTGCTGGATTCAACATAGTTACTGAGGAAGAAGATGGATACGTCTATCTATCTCTAGACCCATTTGGGCCTCATAGAGCAGATATTATTAGTAATAGTTGGGGAAGCATATACATAAACTTCTGGCTACAACAATTCCCAGGCATAGACTATAGATCATCATTTATGGACGAAATACTAGCAATAAGAAACTACTTAATCGGAGACCATGTAACTATAGTATTCGCCGCAGGAAATGAGGGGCCAGGATATAGTAGTAATGGAGCACCTGGAACAGGATTATTAGTCATAACAGCTGGAGCATCAACTCTATGGGATTATACAAGAATATATGGTTATCCCGAAGGATACGCTGACGAAGTAATACCATTCAGTAGTAGGGGGCCCACTGGACAAGGGTACCCGAAGCCGGATATAGTAAATATTGGAGCATTTGAATGGGCATCAACTAGAACAATAGATGGAAGAGGATATGGTGCGCAACCAGACGTGTTTGGTGGAACAAGTGAAGCAACACCCTACACTAGTGGAACACTAGCACTAGTCTTTCAAGCATATAAAGAAGTATACAATACAACTCCTGATCCTGTAACAGCTAAGATAATATTGAAGAGCTCGGCAAAAGACATTTGGTACCCGGCATTCAGTCAGGGTAGTGGACGTGTTGATGCATTAAAAGCTGTTGAAACAGTATTTAATAGTGAATGGTTAGCATATGTCTCAGAAGGCATCCAGGAGGCATTTCTAGAAAACTACTATACAGATTTCGGCCCATATATAGGATATGTATTACCATACTTAGCGGATACAGCTTATTACGGTGTAGTTAAACCCGGCTCATCCAAGAACTTCACATTAAATATAGTTGGAAATGGAACGGTATCTTTAAGCGCTTGGAATACTGTTCTCTATAAGGAGTATACAGTATATGATGGAGTCTATGATTATAGCGGATTACTATTCTTAAAAGTACCTAAATACGCTTACAGCGGCGCCGACTACGTAGAAGTAGTTGTTCAACTAGAGAACATGACATATCCGCCAGGAGTGTTCTTGAAAACACCGATCGATCCACTGCATGCTATCATTTTAAGCGCTTATGATTGGATAGACTATAATGGCGATGGACAAATAGGTTATCCAGACGAACTACACTATATTACGTTTGAATATAGAGTGTCAACAGAAGCAGTAGTATCAATATCTGCTCCAATGGAGAAGATACATGGTGATCTAGTACTTAGAATAAGACCTGATTATATTAACGTCACACCGGTAAAAATGAAGATAGTTGTTAGATCATTTAAGTATGTGCCTTGCAAATTAATGTCATTACCACAAACAGTAGATGTTAATGGAACAGCTTCTATTCCAATAACAATAAATGTGCCAGACAATTTCAGGCCAGGAATATTAGAGGTAAGACTAATAGTAGATACGCCGGATAAACGCATTGTTGTACCAGTTTCAATCCTAGTACCTCTAATAGCAGATGAGACAACAACGGCTGTTCTCGGCGGAGCACGTTCACCGATGAAATATGATCCGTTCGCCATGTATGGATTACCAGATCCAGTCTATGGTGTATGGGAAGGTCAGGATTGGAGAATCCTGCCGGTACTAGTAACCGATCCATCAATTACCGGATTAATTGTTGTAGCAAGATGGGCTTCTGGCTATGCATCAGACCTATCGTTCCTAACAGTGGCGCCAGGAGGAGTATTTACACCTAATGGCTTCCTAAATGTGTTCGCATCATACAAGCTATCCTATGATCTTGGATTAGTATATAATCCAAGCTTATCAGATCAGCTACACGGCAAGCTAAGGATGTATATACCAGTAAAATGGGCTGAACCGCTTAGGCAAATTCCTATAGCAATTACAGATCTAAGTTATTGGCCTCCAGAACCAGGACTAGCATTAATGCAGTACAGCGATAGAATGCCGGAAATCTACGGATTATATAGAATAATATATGGATTCGCAAGTTATAGCGGTAAACTATTAGAGGATAAGCTAATGTTTAGGATAATAACAGTTAAGTCCGAGATACAGTATTCAGAACAGTTCAGCTTCAACAACATATCTGTAGGAAACCTATACGTTAAATTCACCGCCGGATCATATACACCATTCCTATTCGCAGACCTTTATCTGTACACTGAAGGATACGCTACTCCATTAGCTGGGTCAGGCTCAATACTGCCGATAAGCATATTAGTAAACGGGACAGCAAGTAATCTAGCATATTACCTAGTACTATACGATTATGCATATTATCTAGGAACAAGTCCGACAGGATTATACAGTGAATTCACAGTTCCAGTAATGATTAATACATCAGCTACAAACGTATTTAATGCAATAGCAGTAATGTACAAGTACTCATGGCATGCCGAAGGCATGTACTGGTTTGACTTCAACACAGGAGAACCATTAATAATAAGCTATGTGCATCCAGGAATGGCTTCAGCAACACTAAATATATCAAATACTTAA
- a CDS encoding ABC transporter ATP-binding protein, with the protein MQNVEEAKNVKLPSKRKLEYVVEAVEVKKYYKMGKFIVKALDGVTFNVKRREYVSIMGPSGSGKTTLFNMIGGLDRPTSGKVYIDGVDIAMLDAYELAWLRAKKIGYIFQTFNLIPVLTAIENVMLPMIFVGTPYEDAIVKAKKLLELVGLGKFIHHKPAELSGGQQQRVATARALANDPSIILADEPTGNLDLHTGLKLINLLKEINEKKSVTIVTATHDLKMIDVSDRIVWIRDGKIEKIELRRDIEAVVSE; encoded by the coding sequence ATGCAGAATGTTGAAGAAGCTAAGAATGTAAAATTGCCTAGTAAGAGAAAACTTGAATATGTTGTTGAAGCAGTCGAGGTGAAAAAATACTATAAGATGGGCAAGTTCATTGTGAAAGCACTGGATGGTGTCACATTTAATGTGAAGAGAAGAGAATACGTTAGCATAATGGGTCCTAGTGGTAGTGGTAAAACAACATTATTCAACATGATCGGAGGACTAGATAGGCCGACCAGTGGAAAAGTCTACATTGATGGAGTCGATATAGCAATGCTGGATGCTTATGAGCTAGCATGGCTTAGAGCTAAAAAGATAGGATATATCTTCCAAACATTCAACTTAATACCTGTACTCACAGCAATAGAGAACGTCATGTTACCGATGATCTTTGTTGGTACACCATATGAAGATGCAATAGTGAAAGCGAAGAAACTGCTAGAACTTGTCGGGCTCGGAAAATTCATACATCATAAACCAGCAGAACTTAGCGGCGGACAACAACAAAGAGTAGCTACCGCTAGAGCATTAGCTAACGATCCATCAATAATACTAGCAGATGAACCCACTGGAAACCTAGACTTACACACTGGTTTGAAGCTAATCAATTTATTGAAGGAAATAAATGAGAAAAAGAGTGTTACTATTGTCACCGCCACACATGATCTAAAAATGATTGATGTAAGTGATCGTATTGTTTGGATAAGAGATGGTAAGATAGAGAAAATCGAGCTTAGAAGAGATATTGAAGCCGTGGTGAGCGAGTAA
- a CDS encoding DHH family phosphoesterase gives MKRIVISHWDLDGIAGATIANLYMNVSKTILSSITALTKYLASAINYVGGHGEIWIIDLNPQAKHARDLRNILVEARRRKIKIYWFDHHEWDREIYDAMIGFDDILWYRVDPRTIASDLVARYFNALNNEYVFKLIDLAFDDDFFINRYETTIMWRRVLRWYGWPIRYKALDSFIKGEIRPAWMLEMYRREVKNIYENLIREAMGRVDSVVTKNGLQLLIFQDVDPRVHPGELTSIAKLNGLKADVYIIRYPRGVSLRSDYIDVAMIAKKLGGGGHKNAAGIPGLIDVNKILEIISNEEKFKKERFFIFSYLQ, from the coding sequence ATGAAGAGGATAGTAATAAGTCACTGGGACCTAGACGGTATAGCTGGAGCTACAATTGCAAATCTATATATGAATGTATCAAAAACGATTCTTTCATCAATTACGGCATTGACGAAATATTTAGCATCAGCAATTAACTATGTTGGCGGACATGGCGAGATATGGATAATAGATCTCAATCCCCAAGCAAAACATGCTAGGGATTTAAGAAATATACTAGTTGAAGCACGAAGGAGAAAAATAAAAATTTACTGGTTTGATCATCACGAATGGGACAGGGAAATATATGATGCAATGATTGGATTTGATGATATATTATGGTATAGGGTTGATCCACGTACTATAGCGTCAGATCTCGTTGCTAGATATTTTAATGCTTTAAATAATGAATATGTTTTCAAACTAATCGATCTAGCGTTTGATGATGACTTCTTCATTAATAGATATGAAACAACAATAATGTGGAGGAGAGTTCTACGCTGGTATGGATGGCCTATAAGGTATAAGGCACTGGATTCCTTTATTAAAGGAGAAATAAGACCTGCTTGGATGCTTGAAATGTATAGGAGAGAAGTTAAGAACATTTATGAAAACCTGATTAGAGAAGCAATGGGACGAGTAGATAGTGTCGTTACAAAAAATGGATTGCAACTCCTAATATTCCAAGATGTTGATCCCCGAGTACATCCGGGAGAATTAACATCGATCGCTAAGCTAAACGGGCTAAAAGCTGATGTGTATATCATAAGGTATCCTAGAGGTGTAAGCTTAAGAAGTGATTATATAGATGTAGCTATGATCGCTAAAAAGCTTGGAGGAGGCGGACACAAAAACGCTGCTGGAATACCCGGATTAATTGATGTTAATAAAATACTGGAGATAATTAGTAACGAAGAAAAATTTAAGAAAGAAAGATTCTTTATCTTTTCGTATCTTCAATGA
- a CDS encoding LexA family transcriptional regulator, whose amino-acid sequence MLRKAKQISMKHRDPLIELSGSSLDVYMLLLKHKEPLSIREIQRMMGFKSPNSVRHHLERLISLGFVEKTRYGYIAVKPRESILDLIFEFKGLVVPKQFFTLLVTIFLTIGYIILFTNTINIYVLSSFLAINILLLNDILKIYNRLKNIIKRYRS is encoded by the coding sequence TTGCTTAGAAAAGCCAAACAAATATCAATGAAGCACCGGGATCCTTTAATAGAGCTTAGTGGTAGTAGTTTAGATGTATATATGTTGCTTCTTAAACATAAGGAACCTTTGAGTATAAGGGAAATACAGAGAATGATGGGGTTTAAGAGTCCTAATAGTGTCAGGCACCACTTAGAGAGATTGATAAGTTTGGGTTTTGTTGAGAAGACTAGATATGGATATATTGCTGTTAAACCTAGAGAATCAATTCTTGATTTGATTTTTGAATTTAAAGGCCTAGTCGTTCCAAAACAATTCTTTACATTGCTTGTAACAATTTTTCTTACTATAGGATATATAATATTGTTTACAAATACAATCAATATTTACGTTCTATCATCATTTTTAGCAATAAATATATTACTACTAAATGATATCTTAAAGATCTATAATAGACTTAAAAACATAATAAAACGTTACAGATCTTGA
- a CDS encoding glycoside hydrolase family 57 protein: MEVLDKYSSLIKPKLINNIEAYMVFDKPAHKPNAEAKIYVLLNNHGSRRDIHYKIVSIDRNREVFSKRINVDEKKFLIETISIETPDKPGRFCYKLFIDNEQIDNTCFLVGDPSSREQMYFTIVWHHHQAPNYLPDGRIHGPWAYIYVWSDLLKPYGKGPYHYHSVMLNIHPHFKATYNLSPSLLRQWQIAVEKGVEFVNGEKYDPNHEKIRLVEETLNNYREALFKGQIDVLTSIYAHTIGGFLTDVLGATNIVEEEIRYGKEVTSKIMGNNYNPQGIWTPEMAFSMKLIPIYYDLDIKYTVLDDKFHFFHAEGNKDSQYEPYMVIDTESKKYITVFFRDHDLSDILGFRNNFYSEPHAWRNAYEFALRVAEKWFDKNVKVLTIALDGENWMSFSVNPPLTAYFLDKMIIYLETLSDNKFIKLSTLREIYNKVPANRILTNIPTNSWLGTFRKWRGEVPQHEEYWIKTYSVYRKLLAYEEMIGGRDEFSNEARWALWHALDSDYWWAEFWLPKIIDTWLSVAENILNNRINKIQIIDVRPASEFYEDEKAGLVVTIRNQLEKEIRVSFAIGGTGFSSVNNDLETVKMNPNSSYTRIIPVKAKFIGKHKMVVSAISKGLIIDSKIIDINVKPKLLPNPR, translated from the coding sequence TTGGAAGTATTGGATAAGTATTCTTCGTTGATAAAGCCCAAGTTAATTAATAATATTGAAGCCTACATGGTTTTTGATAAACCAGCTCATAAACCCAATGCTGAAGCAAAAATCTATGTTCTTCTAAATAATCATGGGTCGAGACGAGATATACATTATAAAATTGTTTCCATAGATAGAAACAGGGAAGTATTTTCTAAAAGGATAAATGTTGACGAGAAAAAATTTTTGATCGAAACTATTTCTATAGAGACTCCGGATAAGCCTGGTAGATTCTGCTATAAATTATTTATTGATAATGAACAAATAGATAATACATGTTTCTTAGTAGGTGATCCGAGTTCGAGAGAACAAATGTATTTTACAATTGTATGGCATCATCATCAAGCCCCCAATTATTTGCCTGATGGACGAATACATGGACCATGGGCTTATATCTATGTTTGGAGCGATCTGTTAAAACCATATGGTAAAGGACCATATCATTATCACTCGGTAATGTTGAATATACATCCACATTTTAAAGCAACATATAATCTCAGTCCAAGCCTTCTCAGACAATGGCAGATAGCAGTTGAGAAAGGTGTAGAATTTGTTAATGGTGAAAAATATGATCCAAACCATGAGAAAATAAGGCTTGTAGAAGAAACTTTGAACAATTATAGAGAAGCATTATTTAAAGGCCAGATCGATGTATTGACCAGTATTTATGCACATACCATAGGGGGATTCTTAACCGACGTACTAGGAGCAACTAATATTGTTGAAGAAGAGATAAGGTATGGTAAAGAAGTCACAAGCAAAATCATGGGTAACAATTATAATCCTCAAGGTATATGGACTCCTGAAATGGCTTTCTCAATGAAACTAATCCCCATATACTATGATCTAGATATTAAATACACTGTTCTAGATGATAAGTTTCATTTCTTCCATGCAGAGGGAAATAAGGATAGTCAATACGAGCCCTACATGGTGATCGACACAGAGTCAAAGAAATATATAACAGTGTTCTTCAGAGATCATGATCTAAGCGACATCCTTGGTTTTAGAAATAATTTCTACAGCGAGCCGCATGCTTGGAGAAACGCATATGAATTCGCATTAAGAGTTGCCGAGAAATGGTTTGATAAAAACGTTAAAGTCCTTACAATCGCTCTTGACGGAGAAAACTGGATGTCATTCTCAGTTAATCCACCGTTAACAGCGTATTTCTTAGACAAAATGATAATTTATCTTGAAACGTTAAGCGATAATAAATTTATTAAACTAAGCACTCTGCGAGAAATATATAATAAAGTACCAGCTAATCGTATATTGACAAATATACCTACAAATTCTTGGCTGGGAACCTTCCGTAAGTGGAGAGGAGAAGTCCCTCAGCACGAAGAATACTGGATTAAAACATATAGTGTTTATCGAAAACTACTAGCATACGAAGAAATGATTGGTGGTAGAGACGAGTTCAGTAATGAAGCAAGATGGGCTTTATGGCACGCATTGGATAGTGATTACTGGTGGGCAGAGTTTTGGTTACCTAAAATAATAGATACATGGCTAAGTGTGGCAGAGAATATTCTTAATAATAGAATAAATAAGATACAAATTATAGATGTGAGACCAGCATCTGAATTCTATGAAGACGAGAAAGCAGGCTTAGTTGTTACGATTAGAAACCAATTAGAGAAAGAAATACGTGTATCATTTGCTATAGGTGGTACGGGATTTTCATCTGTAAATAATGATCTTGAAACAGTAAAAATGAACCCTAATTCGTCATATACAAGAATAATACCTGTAAAAGCTAAGTTCATAGGCAAACACAAAATGGTGGTTTCAGCGATTTCTAAAGGATTAATTATAGATAGCAAAATCATCGATATAAATGTGAAACCTAAACTATTACCAAATCCAAGATGA
- a CDS encoding COG2426 family protein, which translates to MAMNDLINILFVILLAISPGIEARVAMPTAVLLGFDPFISFILSFVASSIPAVPLVYGLPWLEKTIIFRVGFLKNIYDKIIERARSRAHRISQYKIVYLGLALYVAVPFPLTGVWTGSLIAYILGLDRKKSTISIIFGNLIACTIIFSSIIAFTRII; encoded by the coding sequence ATGGCGATGAATGATTTAATTAATATATTATTTGTTATACTTCTAGCTATCTCGCCAGGTATTGAAGCAAGAGTTGCTATGCCCACAGCTGTTCTGCTAGGTTTTGATCCGTTTATTTCATTTATTCTTTCATTTGTAGCTAGTAGCATACCTGCTGTTCCTCTAGTTTATGGATTACCATGGCTTGAGAAAACAATAATTTTCAGAGTAGGTTTTCTCAAGAATATCTATGATAAAATAATTGAGCGGGCGCGTTCTAGAGCACATAGGATCTCTCAGTACAAAATAGTATATTTAGGATTAGCTCTATATGTTGCAGTACCGTTTCCGCTAACAGGTGTATGGACAGGATCATTGATCGCATACATATTAGGTCTTGATAGGAAAAAATCAACCATATCAATAATATTCGGAAACCTCATCGCTTGCACCATAATTTTTTCATCAATAATAGCATTTACGAGGATTATTTGA
- a CDS encoding ABC transporter ATP-binding protein, translated as MAEDIVIKVVDLHKYYILKGETVKALQGINLEIYRGEYVSILGPSGSGKTTLFNMIGGLDKPTSGKVYVDGVDIYSLPKKKLAYFRNKKLGYVFQTYNLIPYLTALDNVALPMVFAGVPRRKRVEKARKLLEAVGLGERLYHRPFELSGGQQQRVAIARALANDPSIILADEPTANLDLVTGKQVINLLKDISLTRNVTVVTNTHDLKMIDVSDRIVYIRDGKIERIEERQTAEIRDIIIDIG; from the coding sequence ATGGCGGAGGATATCGTAATAAAAGTTGTTGATCTCCATAAATATTATATATTGAAGGGAGAAACTGTAAAAGCTCTTCAGGGAATAAATCTCGAGATCTATAGGGGCGAATACGTATCAATACTTGGTCCTAGTGGTAGTGGTAAAACAACATTATTCAACATGATCGGAGGACTAGATAAACCTACATCAGGCAAAGTATATGTTGATGGAGTAGACATTTATTCTTTGCCAAAGAAGAAACTGGCATATTTTAGAAATAAAAAGCTAGGCTATGTGTTTCAAACATATAATCTCATACCATATTTAACTGCATTAGATAATGTAGCATTGCCCATGGTATTTGCAGGTGTTCCGAGAAGAAAACGTGTTGAGAAAGCACGTAAGCTTTTAGAAGCAGTTGGTCTTGGAGAAAGACTTTATCATAGACCCTTTGAGCTCAGCGGAGGTCAGCAACAGAGAGTGGCTATTGCTAGAGCATTAGCTAACGATCCATCAATAATACTAGCAGATGAGCCAACAGCTAACTTAGATCTAGTTACGGGTAAGCAGGTTATTAATTTATTGAAAGATATAAGCTTAACACGTAACGTTACAGTTGTCACTAACACTCATGATCTAAAAATGATTGATGTAAGTGATCGAATAGTTTATATTAGAGATGGAAAAATTGAGAGAATAGAGGAGAGACAAACAGCTGAGATAAGAGATATAATTATTGATATAGGCTAG